The following coding sequences lie in one Planifilum fimeticola genomic window:
- a CDS encoding ABC transporter substrate-binding protein, which produces MKIGKSWLLALSFLLALSAVLAGCGSSGDSGGSQGEKTLIYGRGADSKSLDPIQVTDGESLKVTKNIYDTLVEYADDNTEVVPGLAERWESSKDGKTWTFYLRKGVKFHDGTDFNAEAVVYNFERWMDKDHPEHKGGEFPYYGYMFGGYKGDKGHVIKSVTAVDEYTVKFELNYPQAPFLNNLAMSPFGIASPTAVKKDPEGFGQKPVGTGPFKLESWKKNDTITLVKNEDYWQEGLPKLDKLIYRSIPDNAARFSALQAGDIDIMDGLNPSDVKLVKQNQNLQLFERPGMNVAYLAFNTEKKPFDNPKVRQALNHAVNKEGIIKSFYADMAKPAKNPMPDVLWGYNDKIKDYEFDLDKAKKLLKEAGYADGFKVDFWAPTDPRPYMPNGKKIAEFIQADLAKIGVKAEIVSYDWQTYLDRTGKGEHSMALLGWIGDNGDPDNFLYVLLDKDNAKGPDAGNIAFYKNDKLHDILIKAQQVSDQEERTKLYGQAQEIIKKDAPWVPLVHVTEPMVAWSHVKGYIPHPTGSDKMLKVDIEK; this is translated from the coding sequence ATGAAAATCGGGAAATCATGGCTACTCGCCTTGTCTTTTCTTCTCGCCCTTTCCGCCGTGCTCGCGGGCTGCGGCTCGTCGGGGGACAGCGGCGGATCCCAGGGGGAAAAGACCCTGATTTACGGCCGCGGCGCCGATTCCAAGTCGCTGGATCCCATCCAGGTGACCGACGGGGAATCCCTGAAGGTGACCAAGAACATCTACGACACGCTGGTGGAATACGCCGATGACAACACCGAGGTGGTTCCCGGACTGGCGGAGCGGTGGGAGTCCTCCAAGGACGGGAAAACCTGGACCTTCTATCTGCGCAAGGGCGTGAAGTTCCACGACGGAACGGATTTCAACGCCGAAGCGGTCGTCTACAACTTCGAACGGTGGATGGATAAGGATCATCCCGAGCACAAGGGAGGCGAGTTCCCCTACTACGGCTACATGTTCGGCGGCTACAAGGGGGACAAGGGCCATGTGATCAAGAGCGTCACCGCCGTGGACGAGTACACGGTGAAATTTGAGCTCAACTATCCGCAGGCCCCGTTCCTGAACAACCTGGCCATGTCGCCCTTCGGGATCGCTTCGCCGACGGCGGTCAAAAAGGATCCGGAGGGATTCGGCCAGAAGCCGGTGGGCACCGGTCCCTTCAAGCTGGAGAGCTGGAAGAAGAACGACACCATCACCCTGGTCAAAAACGAGGATTACTGGCAGGAAGGGCTGCCCAAGCTGGATAAGCTGATCTATCGTTCGATTCCGGACAATGCGGCCCGTTTCAGCGCCCTCCAGGCGGGGGACATCGACATCATGGACGGACTGAATCCCAGCGATGTGAAGCTGGTGAAGCAGAACCAAAACCTTCAGCTGTTTGAGCGTCCGGGGATGAACGTGGCCTACCTGGCCTTCAACACCGAGAAGAAACCCTTCGACAACCCCAAGGTTCGGCAAGCCCTGAACCACGCGGTCAACAAAGAGGGGATCATCAAAAGCTTCTACGCCGACATGGCCAAACCGGCCAAAAACCCGATGCCCGATGTGCTTTGGGGATACAACGACAAAATCAAGGATTACGAATTTGACTTGGACAAAGCGAAAAAGCTCCTGAAGGAAGCGGGTTACGCCGACGGCTTCAAGGTCGATTTCTGGGCGCCGACGGATCCCCGCCCCTACATGCCCAACGGCAAGAAGATCGCCGAGTTCATCCAGGCGGACCTGGCCAAGATCGGGGTGAAGGCGGAGATCGTCTCCTACGATTGGCAAACCTATCTGGACCGCACCGGCAAGGGTGAACATTCCATGGCCCTGCTGGGGTGGATCGGGGACAACGGCGACCCGGACAACTTCCTGTACGTGCTGCTGGACAAGGACAACGCCAAGGGCCCGGATGCAGGAAACATCGCCTTCTACAAAAACGACAAGCTGCACGATATCCTGATCAAAGCCCAGCAGGTTTCCGATCAGGAGGAACGGACGAAGCTCTACGGACAGGCGCAGGAAATCATCAAAAAGGACGCACCCTGGGTTCCGTTGGTTCACGTGACCGAGCCGATGGTTGCCTGGTCTCACGTCAAGGGATACATTCCTCACCCCACGGGATCGGACAAGATGCTGAAGGTGGATATCGAGAAGTGA